The following coding sequences lie in one Eriocheir sinensis breed Jianghai 21 chromosome 19, ASM2467909v1, whole genome shotgun sequence genomic window:
- the LOC127000554 gene encoding cuticle protein 18.6-like: MAFKVLLLAAVAALVAADQAPSYSPPRPTYSPPQPSYGPAEPTAPAQYNFNWAVKDDYSGNDFGQEESRDGYNTRGSYYVQLPDGRLQRVDYTVNGDSGFVAQVTYEGEAQYPQQPTYQPQPTYQQPQPTYN, translated from the exons ATGGCTTTCAAG gTTCTCCTCCTCGCTGCCGTCGCGGCCCTGGTTGCCGCCGACCAGGCTCCTTCCTAcagcccgccccgccccacctacAGCCCACCACAGCCGTCCTACGGCCCCGCCGAGCCCACC GCTCCCGCCCAGTATAACTTCAACTGGGCCGTCAAGGACGACTACTCCGGCAACGACTTCGGCCAAGAGGAGTCCCGCGACGGCTACAACACCAGGGGCTCCTACTACGTGCAGCTGCCCGACGGCCGCCTCCAGCGCGTCGACTACACCGTCAACGGCGACTCCGGCTTCGTGGCGCAGGTCACCTACGAGGGCGAGGCTCAGTACCCCCAGCAGCCCACCTACCAGCCCCAGCCCACCTACCAGCAGCCCCAGCCCACCTACAACTAA
- the LOC127000556 gene encoding pro-resilin-like, with amino-acid sequence MASKLSLILLLLGLSATLASPTAASYGTSQQNGAPANYNFNWAVNDAPSGNNYGQQESRQGDNTQGSYYVHLPDGRLQRVDYTVSGDSGFVAQVTYEGQAQFPQQNRPQQGYGR; translated from the exons ATGGCCTCCAAG ctctccctcatcctcctcctcctgggcctcTCCGCCACCCTCGCGAGCCCCACTGCCGCCTCCTACGGTACCTCCCAGCAAAACGGAGCCCCCGCCAACTATAACTTCAACTGGGCCGTCAACGACGCGCCCTCCGGCAACAATTACGGTCAGCAGGAGTCCCGCCAGGGCGACAACACCCAGGGCTCCTACTACGTGCATCTGCCCGACGGCCGCCTCCAGCGCGTCGACTACACCGTCAGCGGCGACTCGGGCTTCGTGGCGCAGGTCACCTACGAGGGCCAggcccagttcccccagcagaaCAGACCCCAGCAGGGCTACGGTCGCTAG
- the LOC127000555 gene encoding pro-resilin-like yields MAAKLSLLLLGLATTLASTAATSYGTTQQNAAPANYDFNWAVNDAPSGNNYGQQESRQGDSTRGSYYVQLPDGRLQRVDYTVSGGSGFVAQVTYEGVAQFPQQSGGYGAPAQSYGTPTNRPQQGYGR; encoded by the exons atggCCGCCAAG ctctccctcctcctcctgggcctcGCCACCACCCTCGCGAGCACCGCTGCCACCTCCTACGGGACCACCCAGCAAAACGCCGCCCCCGCCAACTATGACTTCAACTGGGCCGTCAACGACGCGCCCTCCGGCAACAACTACGGCCAGCAGGAGTCCCGCCAGGGTGACAGCACCCGGGGATCCTACTACGTGCAGCTGCCCGACGGCCGCCTCCAGCGCGTCGACTACACCGTCAGCGGCGGCTCCGGCTTCGTGGCGCAGGTCACCTACGAGGGCGTggcccagttcccccagcagagCGGCGGCTACGGCGCCCCTGCCCAGTCCTACGGCACCCCCACCAACAGACCCCAGCAGGGCTACGGCCGCTAG
- the LOC127000552 gene encoding uncharacterized protein LOC127000552 isoform X1 produces MAFKVLLLAAVAALAAADRAPSYSPPRPTYSPPQPSYGPAEPTAPAQYNFNWAVKDDYSSNDFGQEENRNGYDTQGSYYVLLPDGRLQRVSYTVNGDSGFVAEVSYEGEAQPSYSRPQPTYQQPQPQPTYSRPQPTYQQPQPQPTYG; encoded by the exons ATGGCTTTCAAG gTTCTCCTCCTCGCTGCCGTCGCGGCCCTGGCTGCCGCCGACCGGGCTCCTTCCTAcagcccgccccgccccacctacAGCCCGCCACAGCCGTCCTACGGCCCCGCCGAGCCCACC gcccCCGCCCAGTACAACTTCAACTGGGCCGTCAAGGACGACTACTCCAGCAACGACTTCGGCCAAGAGGAGAACCGTAACGGCTACGACACCCAGGGCTCCTACTACGTCCTCCTCCCCGACGGCCGCCTGCAGCGCGTCTCCTACACCGTCAACGGCGACTCCGGCTTCGTTGCCGAGGTCAGCTACGAGGGCGAGGCCCAGCCCAGCTACAGCAGGCCCCAGCCCACCTACCAGCAGCCCCAGCCCCAGCCCACCTACAGCAGGCCCCAGCCCACCTACCAGCAGCCCCAGCCCCAGCCCACCTATGGTTAA
- the LOC127000549 gene encoding pro-resilin-like isoform X1, which translates to MAAKLSLLLLGLAATLASTAATSYGTTQQNAAPANYDFNWAVNDAPSSNNYGQQESRQGDNTKGSYYVQLPDGRLQRVDYTVSGDSGFVAQVTYEGEAQFPQQRYGAPTTRPTQGYVR; encoded by the coding sequence ctctccctcctcctcctgggcctcGCCGCCACCCTCGCGAGCACCGCTGCCACCTCCTACGGGACCACCCAGCAAAACGCCGCCCCCGCCAACTATGACTTCAACTGGGCCGTCAACGACGCGCCCTCCAGCAACAACTACGGTCAGCAGGAGTCCCGCCAGGGCGACAACACCAAGGGATCCTACTACGTGCAGCTGCCCGACGGCCGCCTCCAGCGCGTCGACTACACCGTCAGCGGCGACTCCGGCTTCGTGGCGCAGGTCACCTACGAGGGCGAggcccagttcccccagcagagATACGGCGCCCCCACCACCAGACCCACGCAGGGCTACGTCCGCTAG